In Candidatus Rokuibacteriota bacterium, a single window of DNA contains:
- a CDS encoding FAD-dependent oxidoreductase translates to MALTADVVIIGGGVTGTSIAFHLAARGLRDVIVVDKSSVASGGTGKSSACVRQHYTTAETCRMIRFSLDVFQRFEALTGGGSCGFRRTGYLLGVDERMRAPMEASVALQRGVGIGTRLVSPAEMREIEPRLRTEDLTAGCYEPDSGYCNPAETAQGFARAARERGARVLEDAEVLTVLTQGGHVTGVRTTKGEIHAPRVVNAAGLWGARIGAMVGLEIPITVCRHKINIVTWPEAARRPHPMVYDFVTNIYTRPELGEHILVGGLDAEESHDLADPDRYKEGVSLDESTEALARVSHRFPVLEEGRIARGYAGCFDVTPDWHPILDRVGPEGSYVAVGFSGHGFKLSPAVGEMMAALVTEGPGGHPDLPAFRLSRFAEGKPIRGTYGDWLMC, encoded by the coding sequence ATGGCGCTTACGGCCGACGTTGTGATCATCGGGGGCGGGGTCACCGGGACGAGCATCGCCTTCCACCTGGCCGCTCGCGGGCTGCGCGACGTCATCGTCGTCGACAAGAGCTCCGTCGCCTCGGGCGGCACGGGGAAGAGCTCGGCCTGCGTGCGCCAGCACTACACCACGGCCGAGACCTGCCGGATGATCCGCTTCTCGCTCGACGTCTTCCAGCGCTTCGAGGCGCTGACCGGCGGCGGCTCGTGCGGCTTCCGGCGCACGGGCTATCTGCTCGGCGTGGACGAGCGGATGCGCGCACCCATGGAGGCCTCGGTGGCGCTCCAGCGCGGGGTCGGCATCGGGACCCGGCTGGTGTCGCCCGCCGAGATGCGCGAGATCGAGCCCCGGCTCCGTACCGAGGACCTGACGGCCGGGTGCTACGAGCCGGACTCTGGCTACTGCAACCCCGCCGAGACCGCCCAGGGCTTCGCGCGGGCGGCCCGCGAGCGCGGCGCGCGGGTCCTGGAGGACGCGGAGGTCCTGACCGTTCTCACGCAGGGCGGCCACGTCACCGGCGTGCGGACCACCAAGGGCGAGATCCACGCGCCCCGAGTGGTCAACGCCGCCGGCCTCTGGGGCGCGCGCATCGGCGCGATGGTGGGCCTCGAGATCCCGATCACGGTATGCCGCCACAAGATCAACATCGTCACCTGGCCGGAGGCGGCCCGGCGGCCGCACCCCATGGTCTATGACTTCGTGACCAATATCTACACCCGGCCCGAGCTGGGCGAGCACATCCTCGTGGGGGGCCTCGACGCCGAGGAGTCCCACGACCTCGCCGACCCCGACCGCTACAAGGAGGGCGTGAGCCTCGACGAGTCCACGGAGGCCCTCGCGCGCGTGAGCCATCGCTTCCCCGTCCTCGAGGAAGGGCGCATCGCCCGCGGCTACGCCGGCTGCTTCGACGTCACGCCCGACTGGCACCCGATCCTGGACCGCGTCGGGCCGGAGGGGAGCTACGTGGCCGTGGGCTTCTCGGGTCACGGCTTCAAGCTCTCGCCGGCGGTGGGCGAAATGATGGCCGCCCTCGTCACCGAGGGGCCGGGCGGCCATCCCGACCTCCCCGCCTTCCGTCTCTCGCGCTTCGCCGAGGGCAAGCCCATCCGCGGCACCTACGGCGACTGGCTCATGTGCTGA
- a CDS encoding DNA topoisomerase VI subunit B: protein MATALAKAPTAEPKATEPKTSVSAAEMGARQRDISVSEFFTKNRHLLGFDNPRKALLTCVKEAVDNALDAAEEAGILPEVVVTLEVVPSNGEAPPPASQATRFRVTVIDNGPGIVRHQIPPIFAKLLYGSKFHRLRMSRGQQGIGISAAGMYAQLTTGKPVQIISRTSARGAAHYFEVQIDTKKNEPRIFENKKIGWDHPRGTQVTLEIEGRYQKGRASVDEFLEQVGIANPHVKLVYHTPEGETREYPRTIDELPPQPREIKPHPYGIEFGILLRMLHDTRSHWLSGFLSGDFSRVSPAVAQEICKTAKLSANARPRNIHGTDAEALYKAIQATKIMAPPSNCISPIGEKAILHGLYKQIKGEFYTAVTRPPSVYRGNPFIIEAGLAYGKGPDQAKGSPEAPAAPLAEGEQRDDDSELARVIRYANRVPLLYQQSACATYKAALETAWRNYGIAQSRGALPAGPMVIFVHMASVWVPFTSESKEAIADYDEIRKDIKLALQECGRRLGMFLRRRERAKSEFRRRNIFELYIEEVVEACARLKGGKLSKEKLKAQLEKIAAKRTGGAKTDAILDRHSGPEGLPHSIIVTPEGPEGEAPVLPGAEPSAVAPPEVPKPAKTAKRKVKAAKRKTKPPKHKKKKKKK from the coding sequence ATGGCCACCGCACTCGCCAAGGCCCCGACCGCAGAACCGAAAGCCACCGAGCCGAAAACGTCCGTATCCGCCGCCGAGATGGGCGCCCGCCAGCGGGACATCTCCGTTTCCGAGTTCTTCACCAAGAACCGCCACCTGCTCGGCTTCGACAATCCCCGGAAGGCCCTCCTCACCTGCGTCAAGGAAGCCGTCGACAACGCGCTCGACGCGGCCGAGGAAGCGGGCATCCTGCCGGAGGTCGTCGTCACGCTGGAGGTCGTGCCGAGCAACGGAGAGGCGCCGCCGCCTGCCAGCCAGGCGACCCGCTTCCGCGTTACCGTCATCGACAACGGCCCCGGCATCGTCCGCCACCAGATTCCGCCGATCTTCGCCAAGCTCCTCTACGGCTCGAAGTTCCACCGCCTGCGCATGAGCCGGGGACAACAGGGGATCGGGATCTCCGCGGCCGGCATGTACGCCCAGCTGACGACCGGCAAGCCGGTGCAGATCATCTCGCGCACCAGCGCGCGCGGCGCGGCCCACTACTTCGAAGTCCAGATCGACACCAAGAAGAACGAGCCCAGGATCTTCGAGAACAAGAAGATCGGCTGGGACCACCCACGCGGCACGCAGGTGACGCTCGAGATCGAGGGGCGCTATCAGAAAGGCCGCGCCTCGGTGGACGAGTTCCTCGAGCAGGTCGGCATCGCCAATCCGCACGTGAAGCTCGTCTACCATACGCCGGAGGGGGAGACCCGGGAGTATCCGCGGACGATCGACGAGCTGCCGCCCCAGCCCCGCGAGATCAAGCCGCATCCCTACGGCATCGAGTTCGGAATTTTGCTGAGAATGCTCCACGACACCCGGAGCCACTGGCTCTCGGGGTTTCTCTCGGGCGATTTCAGCCGCGTCTCCCCGGCCGTCGCCCAGGAGATTTGCAAGACGGCCAAGCTGTCGGCGAACGCGCGTCCGCGAAATATCCACGGCACGGACGCCGAGGCGCTCTACAAAGCCATCCAGGCGACCAAGATCATGGCGCCGCCGTCGAACTGCATCTCGCCCATCGGCGAGAAGGCGATCCTCCACGGGCTCTACAAGCAAATCAAAGGCGAGTTCTACACGGCGGTGACCCGGCCGCCGTCCGTGTACCGCGGCAACCCGTTCATCATCGAGGCTGGATTGGCCTACGGCAAGGGACCGGATCAGGCGAAGGGTAGCCCGGAAGCGCCAGCGGCCCCGCTGGCCGAGGGCGAGCAGCGGGACGACGACAGCGAGCTGGCCCGCGTGATTCGCTACGCCAACCGCGTCCCGCTGCTCTACCAGCAGTCGGCCTGCGCGACCTACAAGGCCGCGCTCGAGACCGCGTGGCGGAACTACGGTATCGCCCAGTCCAGGGGCGCGCTCCCGGCCGGCCCCATGGTGATCTTCGTCCACATGGCCTCGGTCTGGGTGCCGTTCACCAGCGAGTCGAAGGAAGCGATCGCCGACTACGACGAGATCCGCAAGGATATCAAGCTCGCGCTGCAGGAATGCGGGCGCCGCCTCGGCATGTTCCTGCGGCGGCGCGAGCGGGCCAAGAGCGAGTTCCGCCGGCGCAACATTTTCGAGCTCTACATCGAAGAGGTCGTGGAGGCCTGCGCCCGGCTGAAGGGCGGCAAGCTGTCCAAGGAAAAGCTCAAGGCCCAGCTGGAGAAGATCGCCGCGAAGCGGACCGGCGGCGCCAAGACCGACGCGATCCTGGACCGCCACAGCGGCCCGGAAGGCCTCCCACACTCGATCATCGTCACCCCCGAAGGCCCCGAAGGGGAGGCGCCGGTGTTGCCGGGCGCCGAGCCGAGCGCAGTCGCACCGCCCGAAGTGCCCAAGCCGGCCAAGACGGCAAAGCGCAAAGTGAAGGCGGCCAAACGTAAGACGAAGCCGCCGAAGCACAAGAAGAAGAAAAAGAAGAAATAA
- a CDS encoding anaerobic sulfatase maturase, translated as MPTATREFQVMVKPGGAICNLDCTYCYYLVKDELYPGGGPRRMSDDVLERYIVQHLEACPIPLVSFAWHGGEPTILGLDYFRKILALQRKHQPPDRRCVNGIQTNGTLIDEAWAKFLAAEGFYVGLSLDGPADLHDRHRVTKGQRPSHRETMRALRLLQQHDVRHDVLCVVHADNARHPTRVYRFFKDAGVRYLQFLPLVERRLDGTVSERTVPAEAYGKFMCEVFDEWVRHDVRRISIQAFDEALRPALGIEHALCIVRETCGDVPVVEHTGDFYSCDHFVNPGHRLGNICETHLADLVESPAQRAFGDAKRDTLPRYCRECDVRAWCNGGCPKDRLIQTPDGEPGLNYLCQGFQRFFRHTRPYWQQAAALIRVGRPLEALMEQVRTADAQARARAGRNDPCPCGSGRKFKRCCFR; from the coding sequence ATGCCAACTGCCACGCGCGAGTTCCAGGTGATGGTGAAGCCCGGGGGCGCTATCTGCAACCTGGACTGCACCTACTGCTACTACCTCGTCAAGGACGAGCTCTACCCCGGAGGCGGGCCTCGCCGGATGTCCGACGACGTGCTGGAGCGCTACATCGTCCAGCACCTGGAGGCCTGCCCGATTCCCCTGGTCTCTTTCGCCTGGCACGGGGGCGAGCCCACCATCCTGGGGCTCGACTACTTCCGGAAGATTCTCGCGCTCCAGCGAAAGCACCAGCCGCCGGACCGCCGCTGTGTCAACGGGATTCAGACCAACGGCACCCTGATCGACGAGGCATGGGCGAAATTCCTGGCCGCCGAGGGTTTCTACGTTGGACTGAGCCTCGACGGCCCGGCCGATCTCCACGATCGGCACCGGGTGACCAAGGGACAGCGCCCGAGCCACCGGGAGACGATGCGCGCGCTCCGCCTCCTCCAGCAGCACGACGTCCGGCACGACGTCCTCTGCGTCGTCCACGCCGACAACGCGCGCCACCCCACGCGCGTCTACCGCTTCTTCAAGGACGCAGGCGTCAGGTACCTCCAGTTCCTGCCGCTGGTCGAACGGCGTCTCGACGGGACGGTGAGCGAGCGGACGGTGCCTGCCGAGGCCTACGGGAAGTTCATGTGCGAGGTGTTTGATGAGTGGGTGCGGCACGACGTCCGCCGCATCAGCATCCAGGCCTTCGACGAGGCGCTCCGGCCGGCGCTGGGGATCGAGCACGCCCTCTGCATCGTGCGCGAGACCTGCGGGGACGTGCCCGTGGTCGAGCACACCGGCGACTTCTACTCCTGTGACCACTTCGTCAACCCCGGCCACCGGCTCGGCAACATCTGCGAGACCCACTTGGCCGATCTCGTCGAGAGTCCCGCCCAGCGGGCGTTCGGCGACGCCAAACGCGACACGCTCCCCCGTTACTGCCGCGAGTGCGATGTCCGCGCCTGGTGCAACGGCGGGTGTCCCAAAGACCGCCTCATCCAGACCCCGGACGGCGAGCCGGGACTCAACTACCTCTGCCAGGGCTTTCAGCGGTTCTTCCGCCACACACGGCCCTACTGGCAACAGGCGGCAGCGCTCATCCGTGTCGGGCGCCCACTCGAGGCCCTCATGGAGCAGGTGCGGACGGCCGACGCGCAGGCCCGCGCGCGGGCCGGCCGCAACGATCCCTGCCCGTGCGGCAGCGGCCGCAAGTTCAAGCGCTGCTGCTTCCGGTAG
- a CDS encoding nucleotidyl transferase AbiEii/AbiGii toxin family protein, which translates to MPNLFEEFRTIVAALGAAQVPYAICGGIAMSIHARPRATIDIDLLAPPAAVASLVDALLPCGFVRRERTPTRFAEDEVVMHRLTKIVPGDPEVLLLDVIEVRPGATERAWQTRINTEWEGQSVTVVSRAGLIGLKRLRGSPQDIADIALLEEQE; encoded by the coding sequence ATGCCGAACCTCTTCGAGGAATTTCGCACCATTGTGGCCGCCCTCGGCGCCGCTCAGGTGCCTTACGCGATCTGCGGGGGAATCGCGATGTCTATCCACGCGCGCCCGAGGGCAACCATCGACATCGACCTCCTGGCGCCGCCGGCCGCCGTCGCGTCGCTCGTCGATGCGCTCTTGCCGTGCGGGTTCGTTCGACGCGAGCGGACACCGACGCGATTCGCCGAGGACGAGGTCGTGATGCATCGGCTCACCAAGATTGTCCCCGGGGACCCAGAGGTGCTTCTGCTCGACGTGATCGAGGTCCGGCCAGGCGCGACCGAGCGCGCATGGCAGACGCGCATCAACACCGAATGGGAGGGACAGTCCGTGACGGTGGTCTCACGCGCCGGGCTGATCGGACTCAAGCGGCTGCGAGGCTCGCCACAGGACATCGCCGACATCGCTTTGCTCGAGGAGCAGGAGTGA
- a CDS encoding DNA topoisomerase IV subunit A, whose translation MAKAKAKKPGAVERKLISVADAVITAAERSKDPTLSIPVRSLANIHFNEKRGIIEMGKRKQARTFFNVGMAKKFMQTVLVADALSELQRADLTTSLREIYYRTKHTMKDSHENTFDNQNESDPLIEDLEVSLAALREELHVRAENAGSIVGPVVFGDDGDRVDCARLGKGGYSVPSIVEPDFIEIRRCTADFVLLVEKGTQWNRLSEDKFWRRYNCVLLTGNGQPPRGVRRLARRLHEEYKIPVYVLVDNDPWGYYIYSVVKQGSINLAFESERMAIPKAKFIGLSSADPDAYGLPRNVGIKLNDKDISRAKELLKYRWFQKKPWQEEIKRMLASGLKYELDALANKDFRYLTKTYLPRKLKEEDWLD comes from the coding sequence ATGGCGAAGGCAAAGGCGAAGAAGCCCGGAGCGGTCGAGAGGAAGCTGATCAGTGTGGCGGACGCGGTGATCACCGCCGCCGAACGCAGCAAGGACCCCACGCTGTCGATCCCCGTGCGCAGCCTCGCCAACATCCACTTCAACGAGAAGCGCGGCATCATCGAGATGGGCAAGCGGAAGCAAGCGCGCACGTTCTTCAACGTGGGGATGGCGAAGAAGTTCATGCAGACGGTGCTGGTGGCCGATGCCCTGTCCGAACTGCAGCGGGCCGACCTCACGACGTCGCTCAGGGAGATCTACTACCGAACCAAGCACACGATGAAGGACTCGCACGAGAACACGTTCGATAACCAGAACGAATCCGACCCCCTCATTGAGGACCTCGAAGTCTCGCTGGCGGCGCTTCGCGAAGAGCTCCACGTGCGCGCCGAGAACGCCGGCAGCATCGTGGGGCCCGTTGTTTTCGGCGACGACGGCGACCGCGTGGACTGCGCGCGCCTGGGCAAGGGCGGCTACTCGGTGCCTTCCATCGTCGAGCCCGATTTCATCGAGATCCGGCGCTGCACGGCGGACTTCGTCCTGCTCGTCGAGAAGGGCACCCAGTGGAACCGCCTCTCCGAGGACAAGTTCTGGCGCCGCTACAACTGCGTCCTCCTGACCGGCAACGGCCAGCCGCCCCGAGGCGTCCGGCGCCTGGCCCGTCGCCTCCACGAGGAATACAAGATTCCCGTGTACGTCCTCGTCGACAACGACCCGTGGGGCTACTACATCTACTCGGTCGTCAAGCAGGGGTCGATCAACCTCGCGTTCGAGAGCGAGCGGATGGCCATTCCCAAGGCCAAGTTCATCGGCCTCTCCAGCGCCGACCCCGACGCCTACGGCCTGCCGCGCAACGTCGGCATCAAGCTCAACGACAAAGACATCAGCCGGGCCAAGGAGCTACTCAAGTACCGCTGGTTTCAGAAGAAGCCGTGGCAGGAAGAGATCAAGCGGATGCTCGCGAGCGGGCTCAAGTACGAGCTCGACGCGCTCGCCAACAAGGACTTCCGCTACCTGACCAAGACCTACCTGCCCAGAAAGCTCAAAGAGGAAGACTGGCTGGACTAG
- a CDS encoding MFS transporter has product MTRLRRPKTPSYRWVIVSTLSVTETISWGILYYAFGILLAPMEREMGWSRAQSTAAFSIALLVSAIFAVPVGRWVDRGGARFMMTLGSCAGAALMVAWARVESLPALYLIWAAVGVTMAAVLYEPAFAVLAKWFVHDRERGFTILTLAAGLASTIFNPIASLLAASLGWRQAVLVLAAILGATTIPMHAILLRGGPADEGKPAREATARREAVGPSDVNARAALRTATFWFLALAFLIQSFAHAGISLHSVPMLIEWGYKPTFAATVIGLVGAMQVLGRLVFAPLRTRLSARAVTMLILACQSVAFLILWGVPGVVGLFAFVAFFGISNGMATLVRASLVAELWGRTHYGAIAGALSVWSTLARAAAPLSIGLAYLAWGGYGPILLTLAILSALAVLSAGRALSVAPSALSPSKPA; this is encoded by the coding sequence GTGACGAGGCTCCGCAGGCCGAAGACGCCAAGCTACCGCTGGGTCATCGTCTCGACCCTGTCCGTGACCGAGACGATCTCGTGGGGCATCCTCTATTACGCCTTCGGTATCCTCCTGGCCCCGATGGAGCGGGAGATGGGCTGGTCGCGCGCCCAGAGCACGGCGGCCTTCTCCATCGCGCTGCTCGTGTCGGCTATCTTCGCCGTCCCCGTCGGGCGCTGGGTCGATCGCGGCGGCGCCCGCTTCATGATGACGCTCGGCTCGTGCGCGGGCGCCGCGCTCATGGTGGCCTGGGCGCGCGTCGAGAGCCTGCCCGCCCTGTACCTCATCTGGGCGGCCGTCGGCGTGACGATGGCGGCCGTGCTGTACGAGCCGGCGTTCGCCGTCCTCGCCAAGTGGTTCGTGCACGACCGCGAGCGCGGCTTCACCATCCTGACGCTCGCGGCCGGACTCGCCAGCACGATCTTCAATCCGATCGCGAGCTTGCTGGCCGCCTCGCTCGGATGGCGGCAGGCGGTGCTGGTGCTGGCGGCCATCCTCGGAGCGACGACGATCCCGATGCACGCCATCCTGCTGCGCGGCGGCCCGGCCGACGAGGGCAAACCGGCGCGCGAGGCCACCGCTCGGCGAGAAGCCGTCGGGCCGTCTGACGTCAACGCCCGGGCGGCGCTACGGACTGCCACCTTCTGGTTCCTGGCCCTCGCATTCCTGATCCAGTCGTTCGCGCACGCCGGCATCAGCCTGCACTCCGTCCCCATGCTGATCGAGTGGGGCTACAAGCCGACCTTCGCGGCGACCGTGATCGGTTTGGTGGGCGCGATGCAGGTCCTCGGCCGGCTGGTGTTCGCGCCGCTGCGCACGCGTCTGTCGGCGCGCGCGGTGACGATGCTGATCCTCGCGTGCCAGAGCGTGGCCTTCCTCATCTTGTGGGGCGTGCCCGGCGTCGTCGGCCTCTTCGCCTTCGTGGCCTTTTTCGGAATCAGCAATGGCATGGCCACTCTCGTGCGGGCGTCGCTTGTCGCCGAGCTGTGGGGCCGCACGCACTACGGCGCCATCGCGGGCGCGCTGTCGGTGTGGTCGACGCTGGCCCGCGCGGCCGCGCCGCTGAGCATCGGCCTCGCCTACTTGGCGTGGGGAGGCTACGGGCCGATTCTCCTCACGCTGGCGATCCTATCCGCGCTGGCCGTGCTGTCGGCCGGTCGGGCGCTGAGCGTCGCGCCCTCCGCGCTCTCGCCCTCGAAGCCCGCCTGA
- the pfp gene encoding diphosphate--fructose-6-phosphate 1-phosphotransferase has product MTQHKKLAILVGGGPAPGINSVISAATIRACLEDVEVIGVRDGFEWIMHGDVDHVTPLTIETVSRIHFRGGSHIGISRANPTVDPQHLENVVISLLRLNVSQLITIGGDDTAFSAMKVEQRAERRIRVVHVPKTIDNDLDLPAHVDTFGFQTARHYGVEIVKNLMVDARTTSRWYFVIAMGRKAGHLALGIGKAAGATLTLIPEEFAGQPIRLKTLVDTLAGAIIKRLSYGRRDGVAMIAEGVVLDLDPGDLAQLEDVERDAHGHVRIAEVNIGEILKAAVQKRLAQFGLKTTLVAKNIGYELRCADPIPLDMEYTRDLGYCAAKYLLAGGNAVVISMQGGHFVPVPFEGMLDPATGRARIRLVDIHSTRYAIARRYMLRLRRDDFDDPHELAKFAATAGLSLQQFREEFEPLVQLEPPPLDISPASVPADTASPCRGSSTPKSDDSR; this is encoded by the coding sequence GTGACCCAGCACAAGAAGCTCGCCATCCTCGTCGGCGGGGGCCCGGCCCCCGGTATCAACAGCGTGATCAGCGCGGCCACCATCCGGGCGTGCCTGGAGGACGTGGAAGTCATCGGGGTCCGTGACGGCTTCGAGTGGATCATGCACGGCGACGTCGACCACGTGACCCCGCTCACCATCGAGACCGTCAGCCGCATCCACTTCCGGGGGGGCTCGCACATCGGCATCTCCCGCGCCAACCCGACCGTGGATCCCCAGCACCTGGAGAATGTGGTGATCTCGCTGCTGCGGCTCAACGTGTCGCAGCTCATCACCATCGGGGGAGACGACACCGCCTTCTCGGCCATGAAGGTCGAGCAGCGCGCCGAGCGCCGCATCCGCGTCGTACACGTGCCCAAGACCATCGACAACGACCTCGACCTGCCCGCCCACGTGGACACCTTCGGCTTCCAGACGGCCAGGCACTACGGGGTCGAGATCGTGAAGAACCTCATGGTGGACGCCCGAACCACCTCGCGCTGGTACTTCGTGATCGCCATGGGCCGCAAGGCCGGCCACCTCGCGCTCGGCATCGGCAAGGCGGCGGGGGCCACCCTCACCCTCATCCCCGAGGAGTTTGCGGGCCAGCCCATCCGCCTCAAGACCCTCGTCGACACCCTGGCCGGCGCCATCATCAAGCGCCTGAGCTACGGGCGCCGCGACGGCGTCGCCATGATCGCCGAGGGTGTCGTGCTCGACCTCGACCCCGGCGACCTCGCCCAGCTCGAGGATGTGGAGCGGGACGCCCACGGGCACGTGCGCATCGCCGAGGTCAACATCGGCGAGATCCTCAAGGCCGCGGTCCAGAAGCGGCTCGCGCAGTTCGGCCTCAAGACCACCCTGGTGGCCAAGAACATCGGCTACGAGCTCCGCTGCGCCGATCCCATTCCCCTCGACATGGAGTACACGCGCGACCTCGGGTACTGCGCCGCCAAGTACCTCCTCGCCGGGGGGAACGCCGTCGTGATCTCCATGCAGGGTGGCCACTTCGTGCCCGTCCCGTTCGAGGGCATGCTCGACCCGGCGACGGGGCGGGCGCGCATCCGGCTGGTGGATATCCACTCCACCCGCTACGCGATCGCCCGGCGCTACATGCTCCGCCTGCGCCGCGACGACTTCGACGACCCGCACGAGCTGGCGAAGTTCGCGGCCACCGCGGGCCTGTCCCTCCAGCAGTTCCGCGAGGAGTTCGAGCCGCTGGTCCAGCTGGAGCCGCCGCCGCTCGACATCAGCCCGGCCTCCGTGCCCGCGGACACCGCCTCGCCGTGCAGGGGTTCGAGCACCCCAAAATCCGATGACTCGCGCTAG
- a CDS encoding LLM class flavin-dependent oxidoreductase codes for MKIRIGVGAAGASATPEALAELVTAIDELGFDSLWLSEVLTGPVIDPVVGLAWAAASNPRVKLGTTMLLPGRNVLRLAKQLASLDVLCRGRLLVTLVPGLTYAPEREAIGVEPKHRGAFIDEALPLLRRLWAGETVSHDGPAGSFHDVKLSPLPVQQPLEVWLGGTVPAALERCGRLSDGWLPSLCTPEEAAAGRVVIDEAAVNAGRSISPEHFGMSIGYAREPIDPATARIMTARRPRALELTPVGLPALRQLLERFIGVGFTKFVVRPVAPPASWRAELQALSAAVGDLQT; via the coding sequence ATGAAGATCCGCATTGGGGTGGGCGCCGCAGGAGCTTCCGCTACACCGGAGGCGCTGGCCGAGCTCGTGACGGCGATCGATGAGCTGGGGTTCGATTCTCTGTGGCTCTCGGAGGTGCTGACCGGCCCCGTGATCGATCCCGTGGTGGGCCTCGCCTGGGCGGCGGCGAGCAATCCGAGGGTGAAGCTCGGGACCACGATGCTCTTGCCGGGACGCAACGTGCTGCGGCTTGCCAAGCAGCTCGCGAGCCTCGACGTCCTGTGCAGAGGGCGGCTCCTGGTAACGCTGGTGCCCGGACTCACGTACGCGCCGGAGCGCGAGGCCATCGGCGTCGAACCCAAGCACCGCGGCGCGTTCATCGACGAGGCGCTGCCGCTCTTGCGGCGCTTGTGGGCCGGTGAAACGGTGAGCCACGACGGCCCCGCCGGCAGCTTCCACGACGTCAAGCTCTCGCCGCTGCCGGTGCAGCAGCCGCTCGAAGTCTGGCTGGGCGGCACGGTGCCCGCGGCGCTCGAACGCTGCGGCCGATTGTCCGACGGCTGGCTGCCGTCGCTCTGCACGCCGGAAGAGGCGGCGGCGGGGCGCGTGGTGATCGACGAAGCGGCGGTCAACGCCGGGCGCTCGATCAGCCCCGAGCACTTCGGCATGAGCATCGGCTACGCTCGCGAGCCCATCGACCCGGCGACCGCGCGCATCATGACCGCCCGCCGCCCCCGAGCCCTCGAGCTCACGCCGGTGGGATTGCCAGCTCTGCGTCAGCTTCTCGAGCGCTTCATTGGCGTCGGCTTCACCAAGTTCGTCGTGCGTCCGGTGGCCCCGCCGGCGTCCTGGCGCGCCGAGCTCCAAGCCCTGTCCGCGGCGGTGGGTGACCTCCAGACCTGA